The nucleotide sequence TTTCTTTACCAGGTAACCATTCATGAGTTCCATGTCTTCCAACAAAAACCATTGCATTTGAATAATATTTTTGCATATAATAAAATGCTGCTAAGTATTGATGAGTAGGTGCAACGGCTGTACAATGATAAAGATTTTCAATATCAGCTTCCCATCCTCTTTGAGGTTCGGGGGCTACAAATATATTACCAAAAGTTAAACCTGGAATAACAAAATAGTTTTCACCATCCTTATTAACCGTCATAACATTACCTGGTGCTTCTCCCCAACCATTTAATCCTGAAATATTAAGTGATTTAAATTCATCATAATGCCCTAAAAAGACATCGTAATCCTTTTTTAGTCCACTGTTTACATATTTTTTTAAACTATCTACAATATTTTTTAAAACATTAACGCCACTTGCAGTTTTATTTTCAGGTAAAAGTGCAACTATTTGATTGTACCAGTCATCAATTGATTTTCCAATAGTTAAAGTATAATTAAGCTCAACAGCTCTTTTTGTAAGCTCTGCAATATATGCAACAGGCCCTTCAGATACTTGTAATTTAACAATGTCATCTAAAGAGTTATACCAATTTACATATTCATTAACTGGTAAAAGAGTTATGCCCGGTTGATTAGCTAGTTTTTCAAGCTCCCCTGGAGCCCAATTAGCTACATTAATACCGCATCTAATCATCATATCCTCTAATGTTGATACATTAGTTGGTAATTCCCCAACATTATAACCAGCACTTTTTAAAGTATAAAGTAAATTGTAAATACTTACTATTGAATCTAAATAACTTGAACCAATATTTTGTTTACCTGGAGGGTAATTATAGTATACAATTGATAAAACTTTCTCATCATTACTTAAATATCTTAAATCAACCCAAGAATCAATCCTGTCAGTTAATAAATCAATATTTTTCATAAATGGAAGAAAATCATTAACACATGCCCCAGTATAATTAGATATTAAATTATAAATTCCTCCAACAAATGTTGCATCAAAAATACCTTGTGTTTCGGCAATTGTTACATGCCACCATTTATCACTCATTGTTGTAGTTAGTCCAGAAGAACCTAACTCCCAATTTTCATTAGAAACATAATCTGAGTGAACTGCTCTAAAAACAGGAACGCCTGCTTTTTCAAAGAAATGTGTAGTGTTTGCAAAGAATTCACCTCCAACACCATAAGCAACCATCGACACAATTGCATCAACATAAATATCATAATTACTTGAATTTTTTAAAAATGCATTAATATTTGGGGCATTTGTAAAAGAGTCTACCATTACAGTTAATTGTTCTTTTTTACCCCCTGCAGCAAAAACTGGAATAATATTATAACCTTTAGATTCAAGTGAATCAATTATAGCATAACAAGTATTTAATTGATGAGATCTAATGTACATAGTACTTTCTAATATTCCAATTGTACGATTCTTTGATGGATCAAAAAATTTAGCAATATATTCCTCTAAAGAATACCAGTCATCACGATAAATACCATATTCACGATCATTTGTGTAATCTGGCTCTTCATAACTAATATCCACACCTAAAATATTCAATATATATAATATTTGATTTTTTAAATTATCTTTATTATGAACATCTTTATAAAGAACTAATTTATTGAATATTGGATTAAATCTTACACCATCACCATTTGTTAAGAAATCATAGATTAAATCATATGAATTTCCACGTTTAGTGATAGTAAAATAGTTAATTAATTCATTATTAGTAAAACCATCGAATATTCTTACATTAGCTATCGTATTATTTCTGATTAAACCAATAGATGTTGAAGTAGATGATATTTTACCTGAAGGAGGTTCAAGAATTAAAAATAATTCTTTTTTAGACAAATTAGGATATTTTACAAGAAGACTAGTTAAAACAGAATCAACATCCGTACTAACCCATTCCCCAATAAAAGCATCTGATTGATTAACTAATCCATATAATTCGCCTTCAGACATGATTTTAACTTGATTACCGCTCCTAACAATTAAATTAACATTATTCAAACCACTATCAATTAACTCACGAGAAGCAGCATCAAGGATATTAGTTCCTGGAGAATCACTAACTAAAAATATTGTTTTAGGTTTAGGATTATGACTACTAACTACACCAGTATTATCATTTAAAGTTAAATCACAATTAGAGTTATCACATCTTTCAATTTCAGAAATTTCAAAATCGTTCTTTGTAATATTTGTTTCATTTAAATCTTCAGCAAATGTTGTAGATATTGAAAATGATACTACAAATATCAAAAAAATCAAAAATATTGATAATTTCCTATTTTTTAATTTTCGCATTTAATTAATCTCCCAATTAATTAAGATAATAAATTCAAAAATTGAATAATATTACCTAATTACCTATTTAATTAAAATAATTAATAAATATATTTAAAGTATTACTAAACAAAAATATATTAAAAAAAAGTATTACTGTATAAAAAAATAATAGAAGTTAAATAACTTCTATTTTCTAATTTTAATTGTATTTTTAATAGTTGATTTACCATAAATGGATTTTATTATGTATTTACCAACTTTTAAGTTTTTAATTTTTAGAGTAGCTATTCCTTTATTATTGGTTTTTACTTTATAGGTTTTACCTTTGATTTTAAAAGTAATTTTTTTACCTTTAACAACTTTACCTTTAGAATTAACTAATTTAGCAGAAAACATAGTTACTTTTGATTTTTTCTTTGATATGTTTTTAGCTGTTAAGACTGGTTTTACCTTAATACTATTTTTAACACTTAATTTTTCATAAGTAGCTTTGATTTTATAGGTTCCTGGCTTTAAATCGACTTTAAACTTAGCATATCCGTTTTTATCTGTTTTAACATTTTTTGATATTTTACCAATAGTAAATTTAACAAATTTATTTGAAAGAACTTTTCCATCATCTCCAAATAGTCTTACTTGATAATATTTACCAGCACCAAAATACATTGAAATATCTTTATTGTTTGTTAATTTAGCTAGTGATTTAACAATAATATTATTTACAATACTTTGAGGATTATAATTAATTGAACCATCATAAGAAACTTCAATAATATATCTACCAACTTTAAAGTCTTTTAGATTTAATATAACTTTTCCATCACTATCAGTAGTAAAGTTTGAAGATATGCCATTAACTAAAATTGAAATAACTTTATTAACCAATGGAGTACCATTAGAATCCTTCAATGTAACAGAATATACTTTGTTTTCACCACAATTCATAGTAATATCATCAGCTATTAATGAAGTGTTTATTTTAGGAGCAATTGTTAAAACAATCATTTGTTGTAATGCTAAGATAGTGCCTCTTGTTGAAATAAAACTAACTTTGTTAGTTGAATCAATAATATCAGTCACATCCCCAATGAAACATTTAGTTGTTTTAGAGCTGCTTCCATTCCAAACATTTTCATAAAATCTGCCATTAAATTTTAAACTTCCTTTATTTTTATTTGCACAACTAGCAAATGCATACCACATTGCTTTTTCAAAATTAACATCTGCAATACTAATTACATTTGTAGAATTTACAGGTCTTTTTGCAACATTACCTATATTGTATGCAAGTAAATCAGCACCATTTCCAATTGAAATTAATTTTAAAGTATTACTATTGGTTAAGTTATAAAGTGTAATTAAAGTGGATGGATAAAATGCAGTCAAACCAGAAGATTTATTTAAAACAAGAGTATTATTACCAACATTAATCAAATCTGTAACATTATAAATAATAATACCATAACGGAATTGACCCCATACACCAAGATTTGATTGATCACGATAACGGCCAACAAAACGATCATTAATATCAACATTATTAAATGTTAAATTAAATGCTGGAAAACCATCATTGGTGTCAATTGGTGTTTTATCCCAATTATATGAAATATATAAGAATACATCAGTAATTGTGGCATTTTCAGGCAAGTGTAAATTAAATATTGTATTTCCACCCTCAGAAATACCATCAAAATAAGAACCATTAATGTTTATATTAACATCACCTGTAATCAGTTTATTAAAACTAAATTCTAAACCTCCCCCAGGATAAGCCAAGTCTTTACCTAAATACCCATTATATAAAACAGGAACTTTAATGGAACCGTAACCAATTAAAATACCATTTTCATAAATATTTACTGTATAATTGACTTTTGTATTATTAGCACCGTTAACAGTTGTCTCATTAATTGGGCGAATTGTAGGATCAACAATGGTCACACTAGACATATTACTATACAAATCAACTTCATTAGTTGCAACAACTTTACCATCAACTAATAATTCAATAGTATAACTACCATTTTTATTAACATCAATATTAGCAGTAATGGTATTATTAACACCAGCATAACAAGCTCCATCACCACCAGTATATTCGGTAGCCACTTCGGAAACAATAACACCATTATTTTTTTCAAGAGTTAACAAAGATAAAACATTTTTTAAAGATGCACCATATCCTCCAACACCTGCTTTATAAAAAACTATTGAATCTTGACCTGGAATATACATATCAGAAGCATCCCATTCATGATATTTATAATACGGCCCACTTACAACATCACCAATTAAAACTTCATTATTGAACTTATATGT is from Methanobrevibacter oralis and encodes:
- a CDS encoding DUF3344 domain-containing protein, with the protein product MKNKSIIYIICLSFIIVLSIGCVSANDSINDTLSSDLDDSSEILSGNNNNNMKTIDSGSVSGGVVLIDQHSWTEHSEITYDVPSNAKIVSANLYANVYSGSAQSNYGAHADIKFNGELLFSEDLISNSGSTDGTVYIINNHTTKVYSDYEMYYNLTDMLKNFNGTSLKFELDTSELDDYDFDGRIKWLALIIAYDDGDSDVIHYWINSGQTYTKNNLTTSFATSNIENKFNKAILRNVILSSTDATYKFNNEVLIGDVVSGPYYKYHEWDASDMYIPGQDSIVFYKAGVGGYGASLKNVLSLLTLEKNNGVIVSEVATEYTGGDGACYAGVNNTITANIDVNKNGSYTIELLVDGKVVATNEVDLYSNMSSVTIVDPTIRPINETTVNGANNTKVNYTVNIYENGILIGYGSIKVPVLYNGYLGKDLAYPGGGLEFSFNKLITGDVNININGSYFDGISEGGNTIFNLHLPENATITDVFLYISYNWDKTPIDTNDGFPAFNLTFNNVDINDRFVGRYRDQSNLGVWGQFRYGIIIYNVTDLINVGNNTLVLNKSSGLTAFYPSTLITLYNLTNSNTLKLISIGNGADLLAYNIGNVAKRPVNSTNVISIADVNFEKAMWYAFASCANKNKGSLKFNGRFYENVWNGSSSKTTKCFIGDVTDIIDSTNKVSFISTRGTILALQQMIVLTIAPKINTSLIADDITMNCGENKVYSVTLKDSNGTPLVNKVISILVNGISSNFTTDSDGKVILNLKDFKVGRYIIEVSYDGSINYNPQSIVNNIIVKSLAKLTNNKDISMYFGAGKYYQVRLFGDDGKVLSNKFVKFTIGKISKNVKTDKNGYAKFKVDLKPGTYKIKATYEKLSVKNSIKVKPVLTAKNISKKKSKVTMFSAKLVNSKGKVVKGKKITFKIKGKTYKVKTNNKGIATLKIKNLKVGKYIIKSIYGKSTIKNTIKIRK